A window of Nitrospirota bacterium contains these coding sequences:
- a CDS encoding branched-chain amino acid transaminase, whose translation MLKETKFIWMDGKLIPWQDAKVHVLTHALHYGLGVFEGIRCYKSGQGSVIFRLQDHIERLFQSAHITRMKIPFSQKEIVDATVETVKTNQLEEGYIRPLAFIGYGEMGLYVKNNPIQVIIAAWPWGTYLGDEGIKNGIRVKISSLTRHHVNVSMTRAKVTGYYVNSQLAKLEAKELGFDEALLLDPDGYVAEGPGENIFMVRKGELKTVPLTSILDGITRNSVISLAKENHIPFREERFTRDELYIADEAFFTGTAAEITPIREVDGRQIGEGKPGPVTKKLQDQFFGIVRGTSKTHPEWLTPVR comes from the coding sequence CGAAAGTCCATGTGTTGACCCACGCGCTTCATTATGGCCTGGGTGTTTTTGAAGGGATCCGTTGTTATAAAAGCGGTCAGGGAAGTGTTATTTTCAGGCTCCAGGACCATATCGAACGGCTTTTTCAATCTGCTCACATTACCCGGATGAAGATTCCTTTCAGTCAAAAAGAAATTGTCGATGCAACGGTGGAAACGGTAAAAACCAATCAACTTGAAGAAGGGTATATTCGTCCCCTCGCTTTTATAGGATATGGGGAAATGGGCCTTTATGTTAAAAATAACCCGATTCAGGTGATAATTGCCGCCTGGCCCTGGGGGACCTATCTTGGAGACGAAGGAATTAAAAACGGGATTCGCGTAAAAATTTCTTCTTTAACCCGGCATCACGTCAATGTCAGCATGACCCGGGCAAAAGTGACCGGTTATTATGTGAATTCCCAATTGGCCAAGCTGGAAGCGAAGGAGCTGGGGTTTGATGAGGCGTTATTACTCGATCCCGATGGATATGTGGCCGAAGGTCCCGGAGAAAATATCTTTATGGTCCGAAAGGGAGAACTTAAAACCGTTCCTCTCACGTCAATCCTTGATGGAATTACCAGAAACTCCGTCATTTCTCTGGCAAAGGAAAACCATATTCCGTTTAGAGAAGAACGGTTCACCCGGGACGAGCTGTATATTGCCGACGAAGCTTTTTTTACCGGAACCGCCGCGGAAATTACGCCGATTCGTGAAGTGGATGGACGGCAAATCGGTGAGGGCAAACCGGGCCCCGTGACCAAAAAGCTGCAGGACCAGTTTTTTGGTATTGTGAGAGGAACCAGTAAAACCCACCCAGAATGGCTCACTCCGGTTCGTTGA
- a CDS encoding helix-turn-helix transcriptional regulator, with translation MMKHHSQTDFKPAKSHTFLKTGEVIRMLRELKGWTQVDLAKHSGINAPNLSLLENEKIEIGKKRAEQLAKAFGVHPAVIMFPEYDAKEIERAA, from the coding sequence ATGATGAAACACCACAGTCAGACCGACTTTAAACCTGCAAAATCACATACATTTCTTAAAACAGGTGAAGTGATTCGCATGTTACGAGAGTTAAAAGGCTGGACTCAAGTAGACTTGGCCAAACACTCTGGAATCAATGCGCCGAATCTTAGCCTTTTGGAGAACGAGAAGATAGAAATAGGGAAAAAACGCGCGGAGCAACTGGCAAAGGCTTTCGGAGTGCATCCGGCCGTCATTATGTTTCCAGAGTATGATGCCAAAGAAATTGAACGAGCTGCTTGA